Proteins from a genomic interval of Poecile atricapillus isolate bPoeAtr1 chromosome 1, bPoeAtr1.hap1, whole genome shotgun sequence:
- the ERH gene encoding enhancer of rudimentary homolog, whose protein sequence is MSHTILLVQPTKRPEGRTYADYESVNECMEGVCKMYEEHLKRMNPNSPSITYDISQLFDFIDDLADLSCLVYRADTQTYQPYNKDWIKEKIYVLLRRQAQQASK, encoded by the exons ATG tctCACACAATTCTACTTGTCCAGCCTACCAAGAGGCCAGAAGGCAGAACATATGCTGATTATGAATCAGTGAATGAGTGCATGGAAG GAGTCTGTAAAATGTATGAGGAGCATCTGAAGAGAATGAATCCCAACAGTCCATCCATTACATATGATATCAGCCAGTTGTTTGACTTCATTGATGACTTGGCAGACCTCAGCTGTCTTGT TTACCGTGCTGATACTCAGACATACCAACCGTACAACAAAGACTGGATAAAGGAGAAGATCTATGTCCTCCTCCGCAGGCAGGCCCAGCAAGCAAGCAAATAA